The Vulpes vulpes isolate BD-2025 chromosome 1, VulVul3, whole genome shotgun sequence genome contains the following window.
TAGTGACTTTCAAATGTTCCTTTCTACACTGAAATGCCCTTATGATAGGTAGCTTCAAGCATTCAGTAAATCTTGTCAACTGCATCTCAATGCCAACTTCATAGTAGCAATACCTTGTGTAAAAACGGGAGTGCAGGAGCCAGTTGGGAAAAGCAGTCTGAATAAACACTCTCAGGCTAGCAAGAAGCATccgtccagaataggcaaatccacggAGGCTGTAAGCAGATTAGTgatggctgggggctgggggggactGGGGACGAATGCCTAGTGACTTCTATCTAATGGGTACAGGACTTCTTTTcggaatgatggaaatgttctagtGGTAATGGTTGTACAATTCTAAAAACATACTAAAGACTATTGTGCCCTTAAAGTGAGCAAATTTCATGGTATgtaattgtatttcaataaagttgtttggtttttttttttctttaagtgatcAACACAGCAGCTGGGTGCAAGAAATAATCAGCTGCACTGAGCATATCCAATGAATCCTCAGGAACACCTGCGAAGGTCTGTAAATCCCGAGGTTATATCGAAGGTGAAGAAtgagttattttatttgaatattaagaGATAGATTGACCCAAAAGGCTGGGTAGCCTGGGGATTCTGTTATAATAGCAACTGAGCCTTTCTTTGCTCTTCAACTGTTCTCTGGTTCCCTTAGTGCTCACAAACAGAAAAtgatttatacatacacacatatattggTTGTTCTAGAAATAAAGTTGAATCAGCAGAAAAGAATTAGGGatagaggcaggctccccactgagtggcaAGGTCAACAAGCACTACAGCTGCTCATCACCACTTCAGCCTCATGGTGTCTGACTGGCAGTGAAACTTATGAGCACTGGAGCCAGCCTACCTGTGTTCACATGTGAACCCAGATGTACAGGTTACCAGCTCTGCGATCAGGGCAAGTTACTCAGCATCTCCATACCTCAGTTCACCCTTTGTAGGACTGAGATAATATTAATGCAAACCTATAGGGATGTTGTGGGAATGAAATGAATTAGAACTTGTAAAACACTTAGAACCTCACCTAGCAAATAGTAAgcactacatttttaaatttttaaaaaagattttatttatttcagacagagagaaagagagagcaagagcggaatggggagaaggagaaacagactccccactgaggagagagccctaccaggctcaatcccaagaccctgagatcataacctgagccgaagacagacgtttaactgactgagccacccaagggccccagtAAGCACTACAGTAAAGGCATCAAGTAGTATTCTTTATAACAGTTTGCAATACACAGATTCTCCTAATATCAGTGAATTTGTGAACAATGAATACAGGACTCAACTGAATTGTAAACTGAAGAGAAAGATGATAGATCTAACCTGGGTTGTTTAAGACCATCGGGGATACACACATGCTAGAGGGTAATTTgccagagacctgggaggcctaTCTAATCCTTACTGGAGGGCTGGACGGCACAGCTTGTGTGgtgaaaaatcaaaaacaaaaccaaagccaaTAAACAACCTCTTTTGGTCCTTTACTCTCCCTGTTGGCTGAGAACCGTTAATTTATGTTTGTGTCACTTGGGACTCTTTGGGTTACAAGTGGCAAAAATCCCAACTTGAAATGACAAAAGcaaataatgacaacaacaaaaggcTTTGCTGAATGGAACTGACAATCTGAGGAATAGTGCTAACTCCAGGGAAAGCTTAATTTCAGGGCCACATGAAGTCACCAaaactcagtttctctctctttctacctctgTGGTCTACTTGGACTCtgtattgtttcctttctgttatATCTTTTCTTTGTGGCGAGATGGCAGCAGCACGTctgccccatcccaccccatcctcctAGGTTCAAGTCtagtaagaaaaaaacacacaactgaAGTCTTTCCAAAAGTACCCTTGCATGTCGTCAGTTCTGACCAGCTCCCATGCCTGAACTAATTGTGCTTCCAAGTAGAGGAAACGCTTTGATTGGATTGGCTGGACCACACACCAAGGGTAGAAGGATGGAATCAACAGTATCTGAATTACAGGAACCCAGAAGTGGAGAGGGGATGGTTCCCCAAGGGAGATCTGGGAGTTCATTTaccagccctgcctcctgctaTCCTGCATTCTACTCTGCTCTGCTCACCAGCTTTCTTCCAGCCCTGCTGTCTTCTCCCAGGAACAGGACAGGACAGATTCAGAGAGGAATATACCCGGAATTGTTATGTGTGTAAGGGGTGGTGACGGGTGTGGCCAGGGAGAAGGTACCTCTTCAGCAGATGCCAGCCTGGCAGACCAACCATGGTATCTAGGGGTGGAGGCAACAGATGAGTCAGGTCAGCAATTGTCCCCAGAGATTAACATGAAAGTCATGGGTTTCATTGTAGATAGTTGGAAACATGGTCAAATACAACCCAAAAGTAGAAGAAACTTCCGTTATGTAGAAGCGAAGCACCTCAAAATGGAGAGGGGGGGTTGATACTAATGACAGTTGCCAGGACACACCAGTCTGAATGTGCATGGACTCTTGCTCACAATGCACTTGGACTTGAAAGTTGCTCACGCTCACATGCAGCTGTCACCACGGCTTGGGTGCAGGAGTGCTCCGCATTCAACTTGAGGTGAGGGGGGCCAGGAGTTAGAAGAAGGGCCAGCAGtctgggatatttttattttcttttggaaccTTCCTTAGGAATGTCTAGCTTCCCTTCACAACTTCTGTCTTCACAGAAATTGAGCAGGCTTTTCAAAAGTCTTTAGGCAAGACTTATGGTTCCAGCTGTAACATGTAAAGAGTTTGGAAGTTGTAACTCtaatttttacaagaaaatgatcaacagactgaaaataaatgtcttttcatgATTAATATTTACAATCCGTAGATTTTGAATAAAAGAGATAACCAACCCTCCATAATGTGAGTGAGCCTCATCTAATCAGTGGAAGGCCTTCAGAGCAGACTGAGGTTTGCAGAAGAAGCAATTCTGCCTCAAGACTGCCacacaagggacgcctgggtggctcagtggttgagcgtctgcttttggctccgggtatgatcccaaggtcctgggatcgagtcccacatcaggctcccggagggagcctgcttctccctctgcctatgtctctgcctctctctgtgtgtctctcatgaataaataaataaaatcttaaaaaaaaaaaaaagactgcaacaCAAAAACCTTACCTGAGTTTCCCACCTGCCAACCTGCCCTACAGATTTGAGACTTGCCAACCCCCACAAATGTCAATtccctaatctctctctctctgagacagATGACATATAGATGATTGATTGatagaaagaataaagatatGAACTTCTAGGTCCTGCTTAtctatatgtaaatttatataaattatataaatataaatatatatcttcttgGTCCTGTTTCTAAGTGATAGTGTCTCTACACGTTTGTTGAGAGGaaagagttcattcttttgcaacaAATGCAAACCCACAGTTTTGTCCAaaagggaatttctttttttttttttaaattttttttatttatatttatgatagtcacagacagagagagaggcagagacacaggcagagggagaagcaggctccatgcaccgggagcccgatgtgggattcgatcccgggtctccaggatcgcgccctgggccaaaggcaggcgccaaaccgttgcgccacccagggatccccaaaagggaATTTCTACAGTGAAAACCAATCATGCTCTCCATTGCTCTGACAATGGTATTAACAAAAAAATGATACGCTTTATTCCCCTTTGCCATCTTTCATTAATTCTGCTTCACAGAGGTGCAACAGGATGTGGTCTCCTGGCCTGTTGACCTCAAAATTAATTCTTATCTTTAAAGGGGTCACAATAGCCCTAGCCAACCATTTTTAACTACAGAAATATGAGGGCTCATACATCCCAAATGGCTTGTAGAGGCATCTGTGGAAATGACAAACTGCCCGCGCAACCAGCACCAATCACCGGCTCATGAAGCCAAACCGATGAAGCTGAAACTTTCGTTTTTTGACTTtgctttttactttgttttttgaaaaatacagaaaaagatagGATACTACCATCTGAGAGTCTCGGGAACATGCTGGCAAATAATAAAAGTGCCTTCTCTCAAATTACCTCTCTGGAGGGAGCTGAAAGTACGACGTCCCTCTGGGTGCCCTCTTCTATTTCATCTCAGGCTCCATATCAACTGATGCCAGCTGTGGTTGGCTTTCTTACTGCAGCGTGaggcagtattttattttactttataaaggTGTTCTTGACTGGAAAATGAGGATGCTTTTGTGgtcattattgttgttgttttaaagtaaaCTGCCATGCTAACTTAAGAAAGTCTCAATGGGGTGGCCCCTCCATAAGAGAAACCAGACATCACACACTAAAGACCAAGGCAAGCTACCCAGCCACGACAGAACACAGATGCGTCTAAAACAAATTTATAACACCATATCTTTTAGCAGATCGACTCATActtttattttgacaaatttaagatagaaaaatatcATAAAGTGAATATAGCAGTTGCAGTTTTTGAAACAGGGCTTGGGATGTGCAGCGTGACTCGAAAGAGCTAGCTCAACCGAATGGTCTCACTTCTATTTGGGCTTCAGTTAAGACCGAATTATTGTTCAGCCTTTGcatttgcttgaaaaaaaaaaaataccggaCACAGCAAAACTGGCTTTTCAAAAGGTTATGGCattcaataataaatatgatGAAGCAACGAACCTAAAcaacctttaaaacatttttataattactaAAAGCCAACTTTAAGCTTCAGGTTTAAAGCTAAGAACTCATATATTCAAAATAGCTTTAACATTTTCTACcaatatataatagaataatagagtacttattttttaaaaagtgaagaaaaattagaGTAAACATATTTCAGATGACTAGAAACAGTAAACATCAATTCAgtatatagatgtgtgtgtatatgcccacatatatacattatatgcacatatatacatatgtgtgtgtgtatatatatatatatgatttcaatAAGATACTCTTGCTCATCTGGCCATAAGATCTGTAGTCGTAGCTGTCACTGAAGATGCACCGGGGTATGTCCTCGTTGAGCTTATTAAGTGCGGCCATCCTGTCTGTACTCCCTCTCTGGAGGGGCTGGGTAGAGGAACTCTTAGTACATGCAGACATTTGGTTATGGTAACAAAGACATAAAATCCCCTTCCCTAAGCACCTTCACATTTGTTTGTCTCTGCCGCGCCTCAGGGAAAATCACGCTAAATAATTCACACGGGAGCTAATCCTGTGGCTGTCAGCCcagcttccttctttgcttcCCTTCCCCACTCCTCAAAGAATAAAATCGTGTGGCCCCTCATCCAAATACGTTCTCTCTGACATATAAAACAAGggtgtgtacacatatacatacatgcatttcCTTTTCAGGGACTGGGTAACTCCTCGTTATCTATCAAATAATCTTTCTTCACGTACTTGGTTCCCCTAACCAGTCTCCACACTTCGAGGTAAGCCTCCTTCAGTGACCTCTTGCTCACTTCCCGGGGGCCGTCCGAGGCCTGCGAACTCCTAGCCGCCCGCGGGCCTCCTCTGGGGCTGCCCCTTGCCTCTTGCCCGCTCTTGGGAGTGAAGCCACCTGCTCCCTTGCCACCTTCTGACCCGCCGTCTCCACCGTCCGCGGGCAGCTCCTCCAGGACCAACGGCGGCGGATCCCCTCCACCGGGCTGCGCCTCCTCCCCCCGGGGCTGCGTCTCCAGGTCCTCGTAGTTGCTTTGCTTTCTGGTCTCCAGGAATTTGGCCACGCAGTAAATGATGGAGCCCAGGGTGTTCACCACCACGCCGGCAATGAACAGAGAGGTGGGCTCCACGTCGCTGAAGGCCACCATGCCCACTGTGATGGTGGCGATGCTCTTCACCACGCCCACGAAGCTGGTGGTCACCGCCGAGTTGATGTAGGTGCAGTGCAGCGTGGTGAAGTTCATGGCGCAGCCGATCAGGACGCAGGCCACGAAGATGCAGACCATGGCCGGGTCCTGCCAGCCAGGGAAGGCCCAGGCGCGGATGGAGTCGGTGCTGGCGAAGGAGACGACCACCAGCAGCGGGGTGGCCGACACGGCGATGACGTACTGCGCGGTGAGCGGCCCGTGCTCCGAGTCGGCGCTGGCCTTCTGGACGAGCACCAGGTAGGCGGCGTGCACCAGCACGGCCAGCACGCCCGCTGCGTACCCGAGGGGGTCGCCGCTCAGGTCGCCGGCTCCTGGGCGCGCCGagcgggccgcggggccgggcagGAGGGAAACAGAGGAGACACCGGGTTGGCGGGGGGCACTCCCTGGGGCAGCGCGTGGGGCTGGTGAGTACACAGGGGTCGCGTCCCCGCTCGGCCCGTGGGTAGGACACGGAGGAGCCGAGTTCGGCCAATGCGCCGAGGGAGGTCCCCGaggcgccccgcgcccgcgcccgcacccCTCGGAGGGGCCCCGGCAGCAAGAGCGACCCCAGCCGGCGTCCTCCAACCCGGGAGCGCCGCTCTCGCTCCGCCCGCGTGCGAAGGTTTCCCGTCCGCGCCGTCTCCCCTCCCGCCAACCGCTCAAGCTCTGCCTCTCGCGgggccccctccgccccccgcctcGCTCCCTCGGCACCTCGCGCGGCGCGAGACCCCGGACGAGCCCTTGCGGCTCGAGCTGGGCCCGCgtcgccccccgccccgcgcgacCCGGGAAGTTCGGGGCCCGCTCCTTCCGACTCGGCCTGCGGACTCCGGTTCCCAGGCTCGGGCGGCtggtggaggagaggggaggtggggaggggagggaggggaggggagggatggcgGAGAGGGCGCTCCGGGGtcggcaggggcggggggcgatccggaggaggaggaggaggaggaggtcggAGCGCTGGGAGTGCACCGCGTGGCCTCAGAAGTCCCGTTTGCGAGCCGAGCAACCACCCTTCacgtctctctctgcctcagtttccccatctggaagTGAGGGCCTCGCACTAAGTGATCCCCGCAGTgtgtgtcgggggggggggggggccggggccggggccggggcgggcgcgggtCCAGCTCACCTGCCAGGGCGGCGCCGCAGGTGGTGATGAGCACGGCCGCCAGCACCCCGGGCGAGGGCGCGCCGTTCTTGAGCACCAGGACGCCGACGAGCATGGTGACCAGGGGCAGGCAGCGCTTGAAGACCACGTACATGGGCAGGCTGAGGCCGCGCAGGGACCAGAGCGTGAGGCTGGACTGCAGCGTGGAGAGCACCGCGACCCCCGCGAAGGAGCGCGCCAGGCTCAGGCCGAAGGGGGGCACGGCGATGAGCCCCAGGCGCCGCAGCAGCTCCAGGCTCAGCGCCGCCGTGGAGCTGGTCAGGCACTGCACCAGGGTCAGGAAGGAGAACTGGTAGCGGCTGATGAGGAACTTGAGGAGGATGTTGAGGGAGCCCGAGAAGACGCCGTGCGCGATAGCCACGGAGATGCCCAGCACGCGGCCCCGGCACAGCTGCCGCATCGCGCCGGCCGCGCCGCACCGGCTGGCGGCGGAGCTCCGGGACCTGCGGAAGCAgagcggggaggagggcggcgAGCGGCGGCGcgagggcggcgggcggcggggggcggggggcagggggcgccgGCTCCGCGGAGCGCAGCTCCCGCCAGGCGTCCTGCGGCTCGGCCGCTCCGCGTCCGACCGCCCCGCAGCTCCCGGGAGGCAATGGCGAGGGCGGGGGACTCGGAAaagtggcagggtggggggctggtCGGGGAGGAGTGGCGGGAACCCCAGCGACAGCGATTTGCGAGTCTGTGACGAGCGGCGACGGGCTGCGTCCCGCGCGGCTTCCCGGTCTGGGCGGACGCTCGGCCCCTGGAGGCCGGCGGACCCGCTGCTCCCGCGCCCCCGGcgccgccccctcgcccccgcAGGGCCCGCTGCCCCCGCTCGCCTCCCCTCCAGCTCCGAGCCGCGGAGGGCGGGCCGAGGGGTCCCCGCGCAGCCTGATTTTGGAAACAGCAGCGCCCTGGGCTGGAGCAGCGTTTATGGGCCGCAACAAGTGCCAGcaccctccccgccgccccgcccccccgcccctgccccgggccAGAGCTTCAGCCGCCCTCTCTCCGCCGTCCCCACCGTAGCGCCGCCGCGGGACCTTGTCCAGCTGCCGGCCCGGAAAGGGGGAAAAGTCGGTGCCAGCGGGCTGCGGGGCTCCCCGATGCTCGGGCGCCAGCGCCCCCCCCCGCGGCGTGCTTTAGGGCGCGGAGTCTGGCCCCTCCCGGCCGCGAGCAACGCGCCCCAGTCCGTGCGCCTTCCAGGGccggacctgggggtggggggccgtgGCCTCCGGACCGCGCAGCctggggcagcaggcaggggcgCTGGATCCACGTGGGGCAAAGATGTGAACGCAGCGTGAGAGCAGAAGTCCCGGGAGGGAGAGCCCCGCGCCGTTCCGGGACCACTAGGcgcgggcgccccggggcgggCCACGCCGGGAGGTGCAGGGGCGTGAGGGCCGCGGGGGGAGGGCGCCCCGGGGCGGGCCTCGCCGGGAGGTGCAGGGGCGTGAGGGccgcggggggagggagggcgcccCGGGGCGGGCCACGCCGGGAGGTGCAGGGGCGTGAGGGCCGCGCCGACGCTGGGGGGGGCTCCCCTGGACCCCGGAGCCGACCGCGGCCGGCGGGGCTGTCGTTGGCCCCTTTGGGGAGCAGACGACCCCTACCTCTCAGCTCTCGGGGACCTGCAGGACCTGAGGCTGTTTACTTTCCATCCGGCTAAGAGAAAACAGGAAACTCTTATTTTCTGCGGGCATAAGGCCTTGGGGACCCTTCGCTCTGAATTTCTTCCCTGGAAAGTGACGCCCGGACGCCGAAACTCAGCCTCGGCAAGGGGTTCGCTCGGCCGAGGTCAACTACAAGCCGCTCGCGTTGAGTTTTCGCGCTGCTTTAAAATTACGGACGCGGCCAGGGTTGGGGGTGAGGAAGGGAGCTCGGAGCTGGGcgcaccccctctccctcccgctCACTTTTCTTACCCACCCGCCCCCGGCGGGACCCCAACCTCCTAGCCCTTAGCCGCCGCCGCACCAACTAGTACACAGGAACCATTTCTTTACCGATTCCACTGTTTTCCCCTTCATACTCCCCACCCCTCGCCCGTGCTGAGCGCGACACTTCCAGCCCGGATATTGAAGCCACGATTATTTTTACCAGAGCAGGAAAATAATTTACATCAAGGATTGGCAGCATCGCTGCGGCCCTGATTCTGGGCCAGCTTTGCATGTGCTGGGAGCTCGCGTCGGGGGAGAGATCGAGGTTTCAACCAGTCCTGCCCAGGGCCTAGGAGGGCCACCTCCCTGGTCCCCCCAGGCGGATACGGACtgcagaaaatgtttgcaaacggCTCAGTGTGTCAACTTTCCAGGAATAACACTGGAAAGCAACGTGCTGAAACCCGTGATTCTGGATCCCTGGGAAATTCTTCGTTTTTGTTGCTAACAGCTATGGTTACACACTATTGTCTGTTCCACGGGCTCTGTTTTTCAAGGGATGTTCTTTCTTTAGGAAGTGGGGTATGAAGCCACAGGTCacattatgtgtatgtgtgtagtatAAGCATATGAACAAAgtatattcagattttaaaaaaaaaactttgaagattaactttttaaagaaatcagcaAATAACAGATTTCTGCTTCTGGGGACCATTCCAATTAAAGGATGGTTTCTTTAAGCCATCTTAAGTGAATACAATAAAGAACTGTCTACATAGACCTAGTTTTGGAATGATTCATTTCTGCCAGCAATTATAATTGCTTCCATTTGTGATACTAACATTAGGTAAAAGATTTGGGGCTGATTGAGCTATCTTACCCTTCTCATTTAGGCAAGAAAATTTAGCTTAATACTTGAAACTTACATTGGCATGAAACAGTTCATTTTCTCCACTTTATTGCATATAATTCTTTTCCATTAgggctttcatttaaaaaaaatttaataccatCTCTCCCACACC
Protein-coding sequences here:
- the SLC35D3 gene encoding solute carrier family 35 member D3, which codes for MRQLCRGRVLGISVAIAHGVFSGSLNILLKFLISRYQFSFLTLVQCLTSSTAALSLELLRRLGLIAVPPFGLSLARSFAGVAVLSTLQSSLTLWSLRGLSLPMYVVFKRCLPLVTMLVGVLVLKNGAPSPGVLAAVLITTCGAALAGAGDLSGDPLGYAAGVLAVLVHAAYLVLVQKASADSEHGPLTAQYVIAVSATPLLVVVSFASTDSIRAWAFPGWQDPAMVCIFVACVLIGCAMNFTTLHCTYINSAVTTSFVGVVKSIATITVGMVAFSDVEPTSLFIAGVVVNTLGSIIYCVAKFLETRKQSNYEDLETQPRGEEAQPGGGDPPPLVLEELPADGGDGGSEGGKGAGGFTPKSGQEARGSPRGGPRAARSSQASDGPREVSKRSLKEAYLEVWRLVRGTKYVKKDYLIDNEELPSP